In one Corallococcus sp. EGB genomic region, the following are encoded:
- the gltJ gene encoding adventurous gliding motility protein GltJ yields the protein MRFVCDSCRAQYMISDDKVGPKGVKLRCKKCGHTILVRPAGATAAKEGGAEATASTETKGSTAEANANAPRIVEPTGNGMPASLGTPPEGGLFTDVEEDEIGAVFDQVLSTGSQKLKAAEAEAEAKAAKAEAVRKLAEAEAAEPSPEEKAAAAQHEWYVAIDEKQVGPWTVEKVKDAWDRGEVGPDNLCWRSGFSDWIPLSETAELASVLAPRPAKPVIVAPAPVTTSSPTLPAGPVESAFSAGSSRPGSGGNSAAPDEPVGWKPSAASVLASLVKEENDALTKPPPRPAPSLEREPLSQSRLLDVPMPPPEPVSSPAMPGAMMAAAAPAMAAPTAYAPQQPQGYAPQQPVPQQYAPQQPVAYAPPQAQMPYGQQPQGYPPPGYPAAYPPPAAAPAGGKGRMGMMVAVTAGVLVMAGAAVVFVARGNSSERPAEPPVQAAAAPTPKVEIPPMPPPPAAVQTPPPTAAVQPAATPPPPAGTSPVEGTATAAAGTPTAAGTPAAAGGTPPVAAPAVATAPASTPPPPVAEVKPASAASNLGTAVARVEPRNHRKSGASGGRGSQRDDDEGDAITVSKPSASSASSSSSNSNGGDDDFDELFGTKKAPAKPASKPTATAYIPPEPGGGTPERLQQSDIMQVVLNNKPAIVKCVNEQKQKDPSLSGKLVMRWTVQTSGKTTNVSCRTDEFRSSYMATCITGLIKSWSFPKHQKQGDPIDFPFTF from the coding sequence ATGCGTTTCGTCTGCGACAGCTGCCGCGCGCAGTACATGATCAGCGACGACAAGGTTGGCCCGAAGGGGGTCAAGCTGCGTTGCAAGAAGTGTGGTCACACCATCCTGGTGAGGCCCGCCGGGGCAACCGCGGCGAAGGAGGGCGGGGCGGAAGCCACCGCGTCCACGGAGACCAAGGGCAGCACCGCGGAGGCGAACGCGAACGCGCCGCGCATCGTGGAGCCCACCGGCAACGGGATGCCTGCCTCGCTGGGCACACCGCCGGAGGGCGGCCTCTTCACGGACGTGGAAGAGGATGAGATTGGCGCGGTCTTCGACCAGGTCCTGAGCACGGGCTCGCAGAAGCTCAAGGCCGCGGAAGCGGAGGCGGAGGCCAAGGCCGCGAAGGCGGAGGCCGTGCGCAAGCTCGCCGAGGCCGAGGCCGCGGAGCCATCACCGGAAGAGAAGGCCGCCGCCGCGCAACACGAGTGGTACGTCGCCATCGACGAGAAGCAGGTGGGCCCCTGGACGGTGGAGAAGGTCAAGGATGCCTGGGACCGCGGCGAGGTGGGCCCGGACAACCTCTGCTGGCGTTCGGGCTTCAGCGACTGGATTCCCCTGTCGGAGACGGCGGAGCTGGCGTCGGTGCTGGCGCCGCGTCCGGCCAAGCCGGTCATTGTCGCGCCCGCGCCGGTGACCACGTCGTCGCCCACGCTGCCCGCTGGTCCAGTGGAGTCCGCCTTCAGCGCGGGCAGCTCCCGTCCGGGCTCGGGTGGAAACTCCGCGGCACCGGATGAGCCGGTGGGCTGGAAGCCCTCGGCCGCGAGCGTGCTGGCCTCGCTGGTGAAGGAGGAGAACGACGCCCTCACCAAGCCGCCGCCGCGTCCGGCGCCGTCGCTGGAGCGCGAGCCGTTGTCGCAGTCACGCCTCCTGGACGTGCCCATGCCGCCGCCGGAGCCGGTGTCCTCGCCGGCGATGCCCGGGGCCATGATGGCCGCCGCAGCGCCGGCGATGGCCGCGCCCACGGCCTACGCGCCGCAGCAGCCGCAGGGCTACGCGCCGCAGCAGCCGGTCCCGCAGCAGTACGCGCCGCAGCAGCCCGTGGCCTATGCGCCGCCGCAGGCGCAGATGCCGTACGGACAGCAGCCGCAGGGCTATCCGCCTCCAGGGTATCCGGCGGCCTATCCCCCTCCCGCGGCGGCACCGGCGGGCGGCAAGGGCCGCATGGGGATGATGGTCGCGGTGACGGCGGGCGTGCTGGTGATGGCGGGCGCGGCGGTCGTCTTCGTCGCGCGCGGCAATTCGTCCGAGCGCCCCGCGGAGCCGCCGGTCCAGGCCGCGGCCGCGCCGACGCCCAAGGTGGAGATTCCGCCCATGCCGCCGCCTCCCGCGGCGGTGCAGACGCCGCCTCCCACCGCAGCGGTGCAGCCCGCGGCGACGCCGCCTCCGCCCGCGGGGACGTCTCCTGTGGAAGGCACCGCGACGGCTGCCGCGGGGACGCCGACCGCCGCTGGCACTCCGGCCGCGGCAGGGGGAACGCCTCCTGTTGCCGCGCCTGCAGTGGCAACGGCTCCGGCCTCCACTCCTCCTCCGCCCGTGGCGGAGGTGAAGCCTGCTTCCGCGGCTTCCAACCTGGGGACGGCGGTGGCGCGAGTGGAGCCGCGCAACCATCGCAAGTCGGGCGCCAGCGGAGGCCGAGGCTCCCAGCGGGATGACGACGAGGGCGACGCGATCACCGTGTCGAAGCCCTCCGCTTCATCGGCTTCTTCGTCGAGCTCCAACTCCAACGGCGGGGATGACGACTTCGACGAGCTGTTCGGCACGAAGAAGGCGCCCGCGAAGCCGGCGAGCAAGCCGACGGCGACGGCCTACATCCCGCCGGAGCCGGGCGGCGGCACGCCTGAGCGCCTGCAGCAGTCGGACATCATGCAGGTGGTGCTGAACAACAAGCCTGCCATCGTGAAGTGCGTGAACGAGCAGAAGCAGAAGGATCCGTCGCTGAGCGGCAAGCTGGTGATGCGCTGGACCGTCCAGACGAGTGGCAAGACGACGAACGTGTCATGCCGCACGGATGAGTTCCGCTCGAGCTACATGGCCACGTGCATCACGGGGCTCATCAAGAGCTGGTCGTTCCCGAAGCACCAGAAGCAGGGCGACCCCATCGACTTCCCGTTCACGTTCTGA
- a CDS encoding toxin-antitoxin system YwqK family antitoxin: protein MFLKQAPQLLIASMLAFSATSLAAEGQLSCPAGSSQKGKAGRDEAVYCVKANQKAGEPVIHGAYVDYWPNGQKQSEGQFLNGFRSGHWTFWDANGVKTGETDFAEGDYHGTRVQFFANGKPKMVEQYQKGFRDGTVQELSEDGNVVRESRFENGKEVAAK from the coding sequence ATGTTTCTGAAGCAGGCTCCCCAACTTCTCATCGCGTCCATGCTGGCTTTTTCCGCAACGAGCCTCGCAGCGGAAGGGCAGTTGTCCTGCCCAGCGGGGTCCTCCCAGAAGGGCAAGGCGGGTAGGGATGAGGCTGTCTATTGCGTGAAGGCGAATCAGAAGGCGGGCGAGCCAGTCATCCACGGCGCCTACGTGGACTACTGGCCCAACGGGCAGAAGCAGTCGGAAGGACAGTTCCTGAACGGATTCCGCTCGGGTCACTGGACATTCTGGGACGCGAACGGGGTCAAGACCGGCGAGACGGACTTCGCCGAAGGCGACTATCACGGCACCCGCGTTCAGTTCTTCGCCAATGGCAAGCCGAAGATGGTCGAGCAGTACCAGAAGGGCTTCCGGGACGGCACGGTCCAGGAGCTGAGCGAGGACGGCAATGTCGTCCGTGAAAGCCGCTTCGAGAACGGCAAGGAAGTCGCCGCCAAGTAG
- a CDS encoding TIGR04552 family protein gives MKAPSLVPVLSAVPVCTVPQMGLRELERIRLILRGGSVIDWRRMHFQTRDEVDRFLRLCQLDVSRPYDDAWARMVLADAVEYLRKTFDYRVADAVAQPEELHDLFLFASGAKGLARYRRIACIVLKVMHVIQHIEGRDLLFRLAASEAELAEMVTEKVLGVAREMKEMGLPIVEFAHSIKTRDSLITKLIAKKETVAAQVYDRTRFRVITRKREDLLPVLYFLTQRLFPFNFVVPGQTENSLLPFKGLLEENPHFEQFIPQLHLDRDFEDREDRTGNAFSGDSYRVLNFVVDLPLRMDPYLPPPESDTRPRKGRVTFALVEFQIADEETARRNELGDNAHESYKRRQKRRVLSRLSRGLVVPKRHG, from the coding sequence GTGAAGGCCCCCTCTCTCGTTCCAGTCCTCTCCGCTGTCCCTGTCTGCACGGTGCCGCAGATGGGACTGCGTGAACTTGAGCGTATCCGGCTCATCCTGAGAGGTGGCTCGGTCATCGACTGGCGGCGCATGCACTTCCAGACGCGGGACGAGGTGGACCGGTTCCTGCGCCTCTGCCAGTTGGACGTGTCGCGGCCCTACGACGATGCCTGGGCCCGGATGGTGCTCGCTGATGCCGTGGAGTACCTGCGCAAGACCTTCGACTACCGGGTCGCGGACGCGGTGGCACAGCCGGAAGAACTCCATGACCTCTTCCTCTTCGCTTCAGGGGCGAAGGGCCTTGCCCGCTACCGGCGGATTGCCTGCATCGTGCTGAAGGTGATGCACGTCATCCAGCACATCGAAGGGCGAGATCTCCTCTTCCGGCTCGCCGCCTCGGAGGCGGAGCTGGCGGAGATGGTCACGGAGAAGGTGCTGGGCGTTGCTCGTGAGATGAAGGAGATGGGCTTGCCCATCGTGGAGTTCGCCCACTCCATCAAGACGCGGGACTCTTTGATCACGAAGCTGATAGCGAAGAAGGAGACAGTGGCGGCGCAGGTCTACGACCGCACTCGGTTTCGCGTCATCACCCGCAAGCGGGAGGATCTGTTGCCGGTCCTTTACTTTCTGACGCAGCGTCTGTTCCCCTTCAACTTCGTCGTCCCGGGACAGACGGAGAACTCGCTACTGCCGTTCAAGGGACTCCTGGAGGAGAATCCTCACTTCGAGCAGTTCATCCCCCAACTCCACCTGGACCGGGACTTCGAGGACCGTGAGGACCGGACGGGGAACGCCTTCTCTGGGGATTCCTACCGGGTCCTCAACTTCGTCGTGGACCTTCCGCTGCGCATGGACCCCTATCTGCCTCCGCCTGAGAGCGACACCCGCCCCCGGAAGGGGCGAGTCACATTCGCGCTTGTCGAATTCCAGATCGCGGACGAGGAAACAGCTCGCAGAAATGAGCTGGGTGACAACGCTCACGAAAGCTACAAACGACGT